Proteins from one Gimesia maris genomic window:
- a CDS encoding DUF2071 domain-containing protein, with protein MKIPVIEGMIDRRILANFRVDPEAMARVLPAPFRPQLIHGYAIGGVCLIRLTNVRPRCAPFSWGIRSENAAHRFAVEWEAGGQTHQGVYVNRRDTDSCLNALAGGRIFPGTHHHARFTVEETDDHFSVEMRARDGQARMQVTGSIVDELPASSIFATVQEASDFFEQGSLGYSASNRAGHFDGLELSCRDWKAEPLQVESIASSFFDDPQRFPPGTIEFDCALLMRGIPHEWHSRQDLCCPENLPA; from the coding sequence ATGAAGATTCCCGTAATTGAAGGCATGATTGACCGTCGTATTCTGGCCAATTTCCGTGTTGATCCGGAAGCCATGGCCCGTGTTCTGCCGGCCCCGTTTCGTCCCCAACTGATTCATGGATATGCCATTGGTGGCGTTTGTCTTATTCGACTGACGAATGTCCGCCCCCGGTGTGCTCCCTTTTCCTGGGGAATTCGTTCTGAAAACGCCGCCCACCGGTTCGCCGTCGAATGGGAAGCGGGCGGTCAGACACACCAGGGAGTCTATGTTAATCGTCGGGATACGGATTCCTGTCTGAATGCACTGGCAGGAGGGCGGATTTTTCCGGGAACTCATCACCATGCCCGCTTTACAGTCGAAGAGACGGACGACCATTTCTCGGTCGAAATGCGGGCCAGAGATGGTCAGGCCCGGATGCAGGTGACAGGTTCCATCGTGGATGAATTACCTGCTTCGTCAATCTTCGCTACTGTGCAGGAAGCGTCTGACTTTTTCGAACAGGGGTCACTGGGGTATTCGGCCAGCAACAGGGCCGGGCATTTTGACGGGCTGGAATTGAGTTGCCGGGACTGGAAAGCGGAACCGCTGCAGGTAGAGTCCATCGCATCCAGTTTCTTTGATGATCCCCAGCGTTTTCCGCCGGGGACGATCGAATTCGACTGTGCCCTGCTGATGCGGGGTATTCCCCACGAATGGCACAGCCGCCAGGATTTGTGTTGCCCCGAAAATCTCCCGGCCTGA
- a CDS encoding RimK family alpha-L-glutamate ligase: MKLAILSCSPRCYSTRRLREAAEQRGFQIKVLNTLKFAIDLKQAEPDLFFRQKSISDYDAVLPRIGASITYFGTAVVRQFEQMDIFCANSSSGITNSRDKLRSLQILSRHQIGIPQTTFVRDKKDVLPAIERVGGAPVVIKLLEGTQGIGVLLAESVKSAEAIIELLQNQKQNVLIQKFVAESKGRDIRAFVVGDRVVAAMRRVAQGQEFRSNVHRGGLTEPVILDETYCKTAVRAAQIMGLRVAGVDMLEGINGPQIMEVNSSPGLEGIEKCTQLDIAGAVVDYISAQVDFPEIDLRQRLTVSRGYGVTEIHIPEGSEYVGKAINESGLRDKDINVLTLYRGTTVIPNPRSDRKLESHDRLLCFGKLELMRDLVPSKTRRKRRPKVQDLPELPVAEEVLTDAVKETAESARSGRN, from the coding sequence ATGAAACTTGCAATTCTTTCGTGCAGTCCCAGGTGCTACAGCACGCGGCGTTTGCGCGAAGCGGCAGAGCAACGTGGTTTTCAGATCAAAGTTTTGAATACGCTCAAATTTGCCATCGACCTCAAACAGGCGGAACCGGATCTCTTTTTCCGCCAGAAGTCCATCTCTGATTATGACGCAGTGCTGCCTCGCATTGGGGCCTCTATTACGTATTTCGGAACCGCGGTGGTCCGCCAGTTCGAGCAGATGGATATTTTTTGTGCGAATTCCTCTTCTGGAATTACCAACTCCCGAGATAAACTCCGCAGTCTGCAGATTCTGAGTCGGCATCAGATCGGGATCCCGCAAACGACATTTGTCCGTGATAAAAAAGACGTGTTGCCCGCCATTGAACGCGTGGGGGGCGCCCCGGTAGTAATCAAACTTCTTGAGGGAACCCAGGGGATTGGCGTGCTTCTTGCCGAATCGGTGAAATCGGCTGAAGCCATCATCGAACTGTTACAGAACCAGAAACAGAATGTACTGATTCAGAAATTTGTCGCCGAAAGCAAGGGGCGTGACATCCGGGCCTTCGTCGTCGGAGACCGGGTAGTGGCAGCCATGCGACGCGTGGCACAAGGCCAGGAGTTCCGCAGCAACGTGCATCGTGGCGGCCTGACGGAACCAGTCATTCTGGATGAGACCTATTGTAAAACAGCAGTTCGTGCAGCGCAGATTATGGGCCTGCGAGTCGCCGGTGTTGACATGCTGGAAGGGATAAATGGACCACAGATCATGGAAGTCAATTCCTCACCTGGCCTGGAGGGAATCGAGAAATGTACCCAGCTCGATATTGCCGGTGCCGTGGTCGATTATATTTCGGCCCAGGTCGATTTTCCGGAGATTGATCTGCGGCAGCGACTGACTGTCAGCCGTGGATATGGTGTGACTGAGATTCATATTCCGGAAGGGTCTGAATACGTGGGGAAAGCCATTAATGAATCTGGACTGCGGGATAAAGATATAAACGTATTGACCCTCTATCGTGGTACAACGGTGATTCCCAACCCCCGTTCCGATCGAAAATTGGAATCACATGATCGATTACTCTGTTTTGGTAAGCTGGAACTGATGCGCGATCTGGTTCCTTCAAAAACACGCCGAAAACGTCGTCCGAAAGTCCAGGATCTGCCCGAATTACCCGTGGCCGAAGAAGTACTGACTGACGCTGTCAAGGAGACCGCTGAGTCAGCGCGGTCGGGAAGGAATTGA
- a CDS encoding sialate O-acetylesterase, which translates to MNCTSLKRLAAVLLMLISVNALNVKLAHAEIKLPAIIGDNMVLQQGQKNPLWGWAEPGEKITVTVNGQTHSATADENGKWKVTLEPLKVGGPYEITIKGKESITLKNVLSGEVWICSGQSNMAWTVGSSNDADLEIMTANYPKIRLISVPQVGTQVAQDNFKGQWEACTPETVRNFSGVGYFFGRQLYQTLNVPIGLIDNAWGGSSAEAWVNRKRLEDEPAFKEMLEKWEKTEASYNHEQAVTAYNKRLDQWKESVKKANAAGKAAPRRPRAPRNPLTGNHRPANIYNGVLYPTIGYGIKGVIWYQGESNASRAYQYRKLFPYMIQNWRDEWKQGDFSFYWVQLADFRNENPEPADSDWAELREAQTMTMDALPNTGEAVILNLGEASDIHPKNKQDVAMRLARWALAKDYGVKVVHQSPRYKSMEVKGNKAILTFDHVGGGLDTFDVTTPIGFAIAGEDKKFVKANAKIVGSNKIEVWSDAVANPAAVRYAWADNPVCNVQNKEGLPVTPFRTDDWPGITINNH; encoded by the coding sequence ATGAATTGTACCTCTCTGAAACGACTTGCAGCCGTTTTGCTGATGCTGATCTCCGTGAATGCATTGAATGTAAAGCTGGCGCACGCAGAAATCAAACTTCCCGCGATTATCGGTGACAACATGGTCCTGCAACAGGGGCAGAAAAACCCGTTATGGGGTTGGGCCGAACCAGGTGAGAAAATCACCGTTACCGTCAATGGACAGACTCACTCTGCTACTGCAGATGAAAATGGAAAATGGAAAGTCACACTCGAACCTCTCAAAGTTGGTGGTCCCTATGAAATCACGATCAAGGGAAAAGAGTCCATCACCCTGAAAAATGTACTTTCTGGAGAAGTCTGGATCTGTTCTGGTCAATCCAATATGGCCTGGACCGTTGGATCATCCAATGATGCCGACCTGGAAATCATGACCGCCAATTACCCCAAGATCCGATTGATATCGGTACCCCAGGTTGGCACACAGGTAGCCCAGGATAACTTCAAAGGTCAGTGGGAAGCCTGTACCCCTGAGACCGTCAGAAACTTTTCGGGGGTTGGGTACTTTTTTGGTCGGCAACTCTACCAGACATTGAATGTCCCCATCGGCCTGATTGACAATGCCTGGGGTGGTTCTTCTGCAGAAGCCTGGGTGAATCGTAAACGACTGGAAGATGAGCCTGCCTTTAAAGAGATGCTGGAAAAATGGGAAAAGACAGAAGCGTCCTACAACCATGAACAGGCTGTTACAGCTTACAATAAACGTCTGGATCAGTGGAAAGAATCAGTCAAAAAAGCCAATGCAGCTGGAAAAGCCGCGCCACGGCGTCCTCGCGCACCACGTAACCCGCTGACAGGTAATCATCGTCCGGCTAACATTTACAATGGCGTATTATACCCGACCATTGGTTACGGGATCAAAGGTGTGATCTGGTACCAGGGTGAATCCAATGCCAGCCGCGCCTATCAGTATCGAAAACTGTTCCCTTACATGATCCAGAACTGGCGTGACGAATGGAAACAGGGCGATTTCTCCTTCTACTGGGTCCAACTGGCAGATTTCCGCAACGAAAACCCGGAACCAGCTGACAGCGACTGGGCTGAACTCCGTGAAGCACAGACCATGACAATGGATGCACTCCCCAATACGGGTGAAGCCGTCATCCTGAATCTGGGTGAAGCCTCTGACATTCATCCCAAAAACAAACAGGATGTCGCCATGCGACTGGCCCGCTGGGCACTGGCGAAAGACTATGGCGTGAAAGTCGTACACCAGAGCCCCCGTTACAAATCTATGGAAGTCAAAGGCAACAAAGCGATTCTGACCTTTGATCATGTTGGCGGTGGCCTCGATACCTTCGACGTGACAACTCCCATCGGTTTCGCCATTGCCGGCGAAGACAAGAAGTTTGTCAAAGCGAATGCGAAAATTGTTGGCAGCAATAAAATCGAAGTCTGGAGTGACGCAGTTGCGAATCCAGCTGCCGTTCGCTACGCCTGGGCAGATAACCCCGTCTGTAACGTCCAGAATAAAGAAGGTCTGCCTGTCACACCCTTTCGTACGGATGACTGGCCTGGAATAACAATCAATAATCATTAA
- a CDS encoding carbon-nitrogen hydrolase family protein: MEPLDLKDFEWKIEVRPLTMDDFDALVEMEQLCFPGMQTWGREHIESQLKHFPEGQLCVEIDGRLAASSSSLILTFDPSMEWHNWKAVADDGYIRNHNPKGDTLYGIEIMVHPDFRGMKLSRRMYDARKELCRQKNLTQMIIAGRIPGYHLHADKLTAREYIDCVVEKAIYDQVLTAQLANGFSVQGLIPNYLPSDTESCGYATYLEWTNLDYKRGAKRRFHHPVEPIRICVVQYQMRSIKGFDEFAQQCEFFLDTASDYKCDFILFPELFTTQLLSCVEATRPGQAARRLAEFTPQYLDFFTEMAVKYNVNVIGGSQFVVEHGTLFNSSYLFGRDGTIGKQDKIHITPSERKWWGVSSGNRVEVFETDCGTIAIQICYDIEFPELTRIAAQKGAQIVFVPFNTDTRHGYLRVRHCAQARCVENHLYVAISGCTGNLPFVENADIHYAQSGIFTPSDMEFASDGVAAECNPNVETVIIHDLDFELLRRHRESGSVQNWNDRRTELYRVVYKEDGNSFEI; encoded by the coding sequence ATGGAACCACTTGATCTGAAGGATTTCGAATGGAAGATCGAAGTCCGACCTTTGACAATGGACGACTTCGATGCCTTGGTGGAAATGGAGCAACTCTGTTTTCCCGGCATGCAGACCTGGGGGCGGGAGCATATTGAAAGCCAGCTCAAGCATTTTCCCGAGGGACAACTCTGTGTGGAAATTGATGGGCGACTGGCGGCTTCGTCTTCCAGTCTGATTCTGACATTTGACCCCAGTATGGAGTGGCATAACTGGAAAGCAGTCGCCGACGACGGGTATATCCGCAATCATAATCCCAAGGGGGATACGCTGTACGGGATCGAAATCATGGTTCACCCTGATTTTCGCGGGATGAAACTTTCCCGGCGGATGTATGATGCCCGCAAAGAACTCTGCCGTCAGAAAAATCTGACCCAGATGATTATTGCCGGTCGGATTCCAGGATATCATCTGCACGCCGACAAATTGACGGCCCGTGAATACATTGACTGCGTGGTTGAAAAGGCGATCTATGATCAGGTGTTGACAGCACAACTGGCCAATGGATTTTCCGTGCAGGGGCTGATTCCCAATTATCTGCCCTCGGATACCGAATCCTGCGGGTATGCGACCTACCTGGAGTGGACGAATCTGGACTATAAACGTGGTGCCAAACGGCGTTTTCATCATCCGGTCGAACCGATCCGGATCTGTGTCGTGCAGTACCAGATGCGTTCGATTAAAGGCTTCGACGAGTTTGCCCAGCAGTGCGAGTTCTTTCTGGATACGGCCTCCGATTATAAATGCGACTTCATCCTGTTTCCGGAGTTGTTTACCACACAACTGCTTTCCTGTGTGGAGGCGACTCGTCCCGGGCAGGCCGCACGACGTCTGGCGGAATTCACACCACAGTATCTCGATTTCTTTACGGAAATGGCTGTCAAATACAATGTCAACGTGATTGGGGGGTCGCAGTTTGTTGTCGAGCATGGCACGCTGTTTAACTCGTCCTATCTGTTCGGTCGCGATGGAACAATTGGAAAACAGGATAAAATTCATATCACTCCCAGTGAACGCAAGTGGTGGGGCGTCAGTTCAGGCAACCGGGTTGAAGTCTTTGAAACGGATTGCGGTACGATCGCCATCCAGATCTGTTACGATATTGAATTCCCCGAACTGACCCGGATTGCCGCTCAGAAAGGGGCACAGATTGTCTTCGTGCCTTTCAATACCGATACGCGGCACGGTTATCTGCGGGTCAGACATTGTGCCCAGGCACGCTGTGTCGAAAATCACCTGTACGTAGCGATATCAGGCTGCACAGGCAATCTGCCCTTTGTGGAAAATGCCGACATCCACTATGCCCAGTCTGGGATTTTTACACCCTCCGATATGGAATTCGCCAGTGATGGCGTGGCGGCGGAGTGTAATCCGAACGTCGAAACCGTGATTATTCATGACCTCGACTTCGAACTGTTAAGGCGGCATCGTGAGTCGGGCAGTGTGCAGAACTGGAATGACCGCCGTACAGAACTCTACCGGGTGGTCTACAAGGAAGATGGCAACTCCTTCGAGATTTGA
- a CDS encoding polysaccharide deacetylase family protein has protein sequence MKRQMMMIWFCVIAATSVASVQAEHKETGEKRYLIIHADDAGMSHSVNQATIEGMQKGIVSSASIMVPCPWFKEFAEYAKQNPDQDFGIHLTLNSEWKNYRWGPVASRDLVPSLLDEEQYLWDNVGQVMQHVNVKDAEKELRAQIERAKKFGVPLSHLDTHMGAVVSRPDLLEMYVNLGIEYQLPVLFVANLDPKKYGLIAEKSKELKAVLSKNGLPVLDELVQFYGEPDYGKRKQSYLDKLRGLKPGVTQIIIHCGIDNQELQNITHSSSRRDGDRRVFTDPEVMKEIKDLGIEVITWKQFHEMAKQKVKVAE, from the coding sequence ATGAAACGTCAAATGATGATGATCTGGTTCTGTGTAATTGCTGCGACCAGTGTCGCTTCTGTTCAGGCGGAACACAAAGAAACAGGGGAGAAACGATATCTCATCATCCACGCGGACGATGCCGGTATGTCGCATTCGGTGAATCAGGCAACGATAGAAGGCATGCAGAAAGGAATCGTCTCGTCTGCGAGCATAATGGTGCCTTGTCCCTGGTTCAAAGAATTTGCCGAATACGCAAAGCAGAATCCGGATCAGGATTTTGGCATTCATCTGACTTTGAATTCGGAATGGAAAAATTATCGCTGGGGACCAGTTGCTTCGCGTGATCTGGTCCCCAGCCTGCTAGACGAGGAGCAATATCTCTGGGACAATGTCGGGCAGGTAATGCAGCATGTTAATGTAAAAGACGCCGAAAAAGAGCTGCGAGCCCAGATCGAGCGTGCGAAAAAATTTGGTGTTCCCTTAAGTCACCTCGATACCCATATGGGGGCTGTCGTCAGCCGCCCTGATCTGCTGGAAATGTATGTGAATCTGGGAATTGAATACCAGCTCCCTGTCTTGTTTGTTGCTAATCTTGATCCGAAGAAGTACGGCCTGATTGCAGAGAAGTCGAAAGAACTCAAAGCGGTTCTTTCGAAAAACGGTCTGCCCGTGTTGGATGAACTGGTTCAGTTTTATGGCGAGCCAGATTATGGAAAGCGAAAACAGTCATATCTGGACAAGCTGCGGGGACTCAAACCGGGGGTGACACAGATAATTATTCATTGTGGCATTGATAATCAGGAATTACAGAATATTACCCATAGTTCCTCACGCCGCGATGGAGATCGACGTGTCTTTACTGATCCGGAAGTCATGAAAGAAATTAAGGACCTGGGGATTGAGGTCATTACATGGAAACAGTTCCATGAAATGGCAAAGCAGAAAGTGAAAGTGGCAGAGTAG
- the corA gene encoding magnesium/cobalt transporter CorA — translation MIDAYRNTSKKAGMPPGSLIHVADFNEEDTRISVIDYGLIDVEEPSVETVEDLLKFREKDSITWVCLEGLKNVEITELIGKYFDIHPLVLEDILNTHQRPKFEEYDDYLYIVLKGLSLGEEDVASSEFSVDYEQISILVFNDFVFTFKEWKDELFLPLIQRIRTSTGRIRSLGSDYLTYAILDSIVDQNFVLLDSMDERIDEIEAELLSDPTSNTLVSIQHLKRELINIRRSTSPQRELLSAILRSDHDLISEKTHIYFRDVFDHVLRISESVDSYRDMLAGLLDIYVSSVSNKMNEVMKILTVFASIFIPLTFIAGIYGMNFEYMPELRWKWSYPLLWVVFITLPVVLVTYFKKKKWL, via the coding sequence ATGATTGATGCCTATCGGAATACCTCAAAAAAAGCCGGTATGCCACCTGGTTCTCTGATCCACGTGGCCGACTTTAATGAAGAAGATACACGAATTTCTGTGATCGATTATGGGCTGATTGATGTCGAGGAACCCAGTGTGGAAACAGTGGAGGATCTGCTCAAATTCCGTGAGAAGGATTCGATTACCTGGGTCTGCCTGGAAGGACTCAAAAATGTCGAAATCACCGAGCTGATCGGCAAATATTTCGACATTCATCCGTTAGTGCTGGAAGATATTCTCAATACTCACCAGAGGCCCAAGTTCGAAGAGTACGATGATTATCTCTATATCGTTCTGAAAGGTCTCTCCCTGGGAGAAGAGGACGTTGCGTCGAGTGAGTTTAGTGTCGATTACGAGCAGATCAGCATTCTGGTGTTTAATGATTTCGTTTTTACCTTCAAAGAGTGGAAGGACGAATTGTTTCTTCCCCTGATTCAGCGGATCCGCACCAGTACAGGCCGCATTCGATCTCTGGGGTCGGATTATCTGACCTATGCGATTTTAGACAGCATCGTCGATCAGAATTTTGTGCTGCTGGACTCGATGGATGAGCGGATTGATGAAATTGAAGCAGAATTATTATCGGATCCCACCTCAAATACGCTGGTTTCCATTCAGCATCTGAAGCGGGAACTGATCAATATACGTCGTTCGACTTCACCTCAGCGGGAACTGTTGTCAGCGATCCTGCGATCAGATCATGATCTGATCAGCGAGAAAACGCATATCTACTTTCGCGATGTGTTTGATCATGTTCTGCGGATCTCAGAATCGGTGGACTCTTATCGTGATATGCTGGCCGGCCTGCTGGATATCTATGTTTCGAGTGTGAGTAACAAAATGAATGAGGTGATGAAAATCCTGACGGTATTTGCCTCGATTTTTATTCCGCTTACATTTATTGCGGGAATTTATGGTATGAACTTTGAATACATGCCTGAACTCCGCTGGAAATGGTCGTATCCGCTTCTGTGGGTGGTTTTTATCACATTACCTGTGGTACTGGTGACCTATTTTAAAAAGAAAAAATGGTTGTGA
- a CDS encoding succinylglutamate desuccinylase/aspartoacylase family protein has protein sequence MTKPRRRKPIDQWNGESIPAGQSRDVKLAVSESYSSMNVKIPIHIRRAEEDGPVVFVTAALHGDEINGTGAIRELIQDVDFQLLRGSVILVPVLNILAFDRHSRYLPDRRDLNRSFPGSANGSLASRMARIIFDEIVSRCDYGIDLHTASVRRTNYPNVRGDLSNPEVSRLAKAFGSEIIMNGKGPAGAFRREACNSGCPTIIMEGGEVWKVEPGIVESAARGVRNVLRDLQMLDGEPESPDYQVIVDKSTWVRAERGGFLKFHVKPGDIIEKDQPLATNTTLLGRERSMLYAPFDSVVIGMTTLPAISPGEPICNLGMLPEGTKPSQIRRFRREEDGLEGQVVEELSTNLVVVEPCDEAAQLKMNPHHQRESNSHSGTGESAAAE, from the coding sequence ATGACAAAACCGCGACGACGTAAGCCAATCGATCAATGGAACGGAGAATCTATACCGGCTGGACAGTCGCGCGACGTCAAGCTGGCTGTCAGCGAAAGCTACAGCAGTATGAATGTCAAAATTCCCATACATATCCGTCGTGCTGAGGAAGACGGACCGGTGGTATTTGTGACTGCCGCGTTACACGGCGATGAAATTAATGGCACGGGGGCGATACGAGAGTTGATTCAGGATGTCGATTTCCAGCTATTGAGGGGCTCGGTCATTCTGGTTCCGGTTCTCAATATTCTGGCCTTTGATCGACACTCGCGTTATTTACCTGACCGGCGCGATTTGAACCGCTCTTTTCCGGGGTCTGCAAACGGAAGCCTTGCCAGTCGCATGGCGAGAATCATTTTTGATGAAATTGTATCCCGCTGCGATTATGGCATCGATCTGCATACCGCTTCGGTGCGTCGCACCAATTATCCTAATGTCCGCGGCGATCTGAGTAATCCTGAAGTGAGTCGTCTGGCGAAAGCCTTTGGTTCGGAAATCATTATGAATGGTAAAGGACCCGCAGGAGCCTTCCGTCGTGAAGCCTGTAACTCAGGTTGTCCGACCATCATCATGGAAGGTGGCGAAGTCTGGAAAGTCGAACCGGGAATCGTTGAGTCTGCAGCGCGCGGGGTCAGAAATGTTCTGCGCGATCTGCAAATGCTGGATGGCGAGCCGGAATCTCCCGATTATCAGGTCATCGTGGATAAATCGACGTGGGTCCGTGCAGAGCGGGGGGGCTTCCTCAAATTCCATGTCAAGCCGGGCGACATTATCGAAAAAGATCAGCCACTGGCGACCAACACCACTCTGCTGGGCAGAGAACGCAGTATGCTGTATGCCCCTTTTGATTCCGTTGTGATTGGGATGACCACTCTGCCGGCTATCAGTCCGGGTGAGCCGATCTGCAACCTGGGAATGCTGCCTGAAGGAACTAAACCTTCACAAATCAGGCGATTTCGACGCGAGGAAGACGGGCTGGAAGGTCAGGTTGTGGAAGAGCTTTCAACCAATCTGGTCGTTGTCGAACCCTGCGATGAGGCGGCACAATTGAAGATGAATCCTCACCATCAACGGGAATCAAATTCCCATTCCGGCACCGGAGAATCAGCGGCCGCTGAATAA
- a CDS encoding PDZ domain-containing protein, protein MKLQKSISSKGLLCLLTLFLVVNYESQAQEAPVKKQAGSTARQKYAALMSDAHKARLDQHYAKYYKATLGVVCTDASGPLAAHLTNGAPDWWTGVGTNLDGNPGYGVVIMHVAPGSPADQAGLMKYDIILSFGSHRLASVRQLNSLLAKAQPGQDVKLSVIQVGEQGAVSTVDVTLGWSERINAPAQGNPPRTFTPKYPSASNFGNDDEYLLNPKAPLKYQYAAPYEYAPKLDPSVPMDFGLTPKP, encoded by the coding sequence ATGAAACTGCAGAAGTCTATATCGAGCAAGGGCTTGCTTTGTCTTCTCACACTCTTTTTGGTCGTGAATTATGAATCACAGGCTCAAGAAGCACCTGTCAAAAAACAAGCTGGTTCGACCGCGCGTCAGAAGTATGCTGCTCTGATGAGTGACGCTCATAAAGCCCGTCTGGATCAGCATTATGCGAAATACTACAAAGCCACACTGGGCGTGGTTTGCACTGATGCATCCGGCCCGCTGGCTGCTCATTTGACAAACGGTGCACCTGACTGGTGGACCGGCGTGGGCACCAATCTGGATGGAAATCCAGGCTATGGTGTTGTGATCATGCACGTGGCCCCCGGATCTCCTGCAGATCAGGCAGGCTTAATGAAGTACGATATTATCCTGTCATTCGGCAGCCATCGTCTGGCTTCCGTCCGTCAGTTGAACTCCTTGTTAGCCAAAGCGCAGCCAGGTCAGGACGTTAAGCTTTCTGTGATCCAGGTAGGAGAACAGGGCGCCGTCAGCACGGTTGATGTGACGCTTGGCTGGTCAGAACGGATTAACGCTCCTGCCCAGGGAAATCCTCCGCGGACGTTTACCCCGAAGTATCCTTCTGCCTCAAATTTTGGTAACGATGATGAATATCTCCTCAATCCGAAGGCACCTCTGAAATATCAGTATGCTGCTCCTTACGAGTACGCTCCCAAGCTGGATCCTTCTGTTCCCATGGATTTTGGATTAACTCCCAAACCATAG
- a CDS encoding DUF1559 domain-containing protein, with protein sequence MFDFSSSKRGFTLIELLVVIAIIAILIALLLPAVQQAREAARRSTCKNNLKQLGLAFHNYHDTHRVLPPAAINPGSAKCTSVFPTNNIMNHTCYQMLLPFLDQAPLYNLYNWSIPSGSAMHSSCGHTPPAATSNQFNLIGANLPVFLCPSDSGTPIGTETSSTYYSNGAHRTSYGVAANQYDSDKASSFQGDTYAQKGVLGLNGSARISAITDGTSNTVLLIETPLLKTTSGSDTYVGFGPFWDTFTHTHFIRPTGQGINRPRNAAYSQRVYGWGAGSFHVGGVHILLGDGAVRFLSENANMTAVVQALISARGGEVIGEF encoded by the coding sequence GTGTTTGATTTTTCGTCTAGTAAACGTGGATTTACCCTAATTGAGTTGCTGGTCGTAATTGCCATCATCGCCATTTTAATTGCCCTCCTGCTTCCTGCCGTACAACAGGCGCGTGAAGCAGCCCGCCGGAGTACCTGTAAAAATAATTTGAAACAGTTAGGGTTAGCATTCCATAACTATCATGATACTCACCGTGTCTTGCCTCCTGCAGCAATCAATCCCGGTAGTGCAAAATGCACCTCTGTCTTTCCGACTAATAATATAATGAATCATACCTGTTACCAGATGTTGCTCCCATTTCTGGATCAGGCACCATTATACAATCTTTACAACTGGTCGATTCCCAGTGGTTCGGCAATGCATTCCAGTTGTGGACACACACCACCTGCGGCTACATCAAATCAATTTAATTTGATTGGCGCGAATCTACCTGTTTTTCTCTGCCCTTCAGACAGTGGAACACCGATCGGGACGGAAACCAGTTCGACATACTATTCGAATGGTGCACACCGCACGAGTTACGGTGTTGCCGCGAATCAATACGATTCCGATAAAGCATCCTCCTTTCAGGGAGACACATATGCACAAAAAGGTGTGCTCGGTCTGAATGGTTCTGCCAGAATCTCGGCAATAACAGACGGAACCAGTAATACGGTTTTGCTGATCGAAACTCCTCTTTTGAAAACGACCAGTGGATCTGATACTTATGTAGGCTTTGGTCCTTTCTGGGATACTTTTACACATACCCATTTTATTCGACCTACCGGTCAGGGAATTAACCGACCTCGGAATGCTGCTTACAGTCAGCGGGTGTATGGGTGGGGAGCAGGAAGCTTTCACGTCGGTGGAGTCCACATTCTGCTGGGAGATGGTGCAGTCCGCTTCCTGAGTGAAAATGCAAATATGACCGCTGTTGTCCAGGCACTGATTTCTGCCAGGGGTGGCGAAGTGATTGGCGAATTCTAA
- a CDS encoding ATP-dependent zinc protease family protein: MTRILQKEKRRRTGLPVIGWREWISLPDLGIESIKAKVDTGARSSSLHAYDLHQFERDNEKWIRFKVHPVQRKTREVVVAEARIFEFRSVRSSSGKASLRPVIVTNIELLGVSWPVELTLANRDEMGFRMLLGREAFRRRFLVDAGKSYYGGKPQQVKKPKSV; encoded by the coding sequence GTGACGAGAATACTGCAGAAGGAAAAAAGACGGAGAACAGGTCTGCCTGTCATTGGTTGGCGCGAGTGGATCAGTCTACCGGATCTGGGAATTGAGAGCATTAAAGCAAAAGTAGATACCGGCGCCCGTTCGTCGTCTCTGCATGCTTATGATTTGCATCAGTTCGAGCGAGACAATGAAAAATGGATTCGATTTAAGGTCCATCCCGTGCAACGGAAAACGCGCGAGGTGGTGGTCGCAGAAGCCCGGATTTTTGAATTCCGTTCTGTACGCAGTTCCAGCGGGAAGGCCAGTCTGCGGCCTGTCATCGTGACGAATATCGAATTGCTGGGAGTCAGCTGGCCCGTCGAATTAACGCTTGCCAACCGCGATGAAATGGGCTTCCGAATGCTGCTCGGTCGTGAAGCATTTCGTCGACGCTTTTTAGTCGACGCCGGGAAGTCTTATTATGGTGGAAAGCCGCAACAAGTCAAAAAGCCAAAATCGGTTTAA